The Methanobrevibacter millerae genome includes the window AGAGTGTTTTAAGAAATTTCTTTCATCAAAAAAAGTTAATAGCTTTTTAAGTGGCTTATTGTTTGTAATATTGCATCTTCCCCCACCGGTCAAAAGCAATTTAACACCAAGTGAGGAGTTTTTTTCAAGCAATATTACTTTTAAGTCCTTTGAACAAGCAATTGCTGCAGTTATTCCAGCAGGACCGCCACCTATAATAGCTATATCATATTCCATTTTTATCTATGGAGTTAATCTGTGTCTGTCTCTTGGGAAGAGTACACATTCACGAATGTTTTCAGATCCTGTAAGTACCATAGTCAATCTGTCAGCACCTACACCCCATCCTGCATGAGGAGGCATTCCGTATTCGAATGCTTTTAGGTAGCTTCCAAATCCGTCAGGGTTCAAATCTCTTTCCTCAATTTGTTTTACAAGTAAATCGTACTGGTGTACACGAGTAGCTCCAGAGGATAATTCCAGGTTATTATACATTAAGTCGAATGCATGTGCATATTTTTCGTCATCTTCAAATGGCATTACATAAAATGGCTTTATTGCGGAAGGCCATTTGGTCAAAAAGTAGAATCCTCCCATGGTATCACCTAATGCTTTTTCAGCGTCACGGGACAAGTCTTCTCCCCAATCCATTTCAACACCTTTTGAGTTGATGATGTCAACCGCTTCATCGTAAGTTACTTTAGGGAATTCTCCATCAGCTTCAGGCAATTCATGACCTAAGATTTCCAATTCTTCTGAACAGTTTTCATTAATATCGCTTATGACTTTAACAAGCATGTCGTTTAATACTTTCATCATGTCCTCATCATCCATAAATGAAGCTTCTGCATCAATGGAAACAGCTTCATTCAAGTGTCTTAAGGTATCATGCTCTTCTGCTCTGAAAATCTGGCCGATTTCAAATACTTTATCCATTCCACTACCCATCATCATTTGTTTGTATAACTGTGGTGATTGACCGAGGAATGCTTCTTTTTCAAAGTAGGTAATAGGGAATAATTCTGTTCCACCTTCAGTAGCTGATGCTACAAGTTTTGGAGTATTAATTTCATAAAATCCGTTTTCATAAAAGAAATCTCTGATGGTGTGGAACATTTGTCCTTTAATTTTAAATATTGCGGACACGTTTTCTTTTCTTAAATCCAAGAATCTTGAATTGAGTCTGGTATCAATTTCAGCTTTTACCTTTTCTGTTGGATCCATTGGTAAAGGCTGGTTAGATAAGTTTAGCATTTTAATTTCTTTAGGAATTATTTCAACACCGTTAGGTGCTTTTCCAGCTTCCTGAACAGTACCTTTAACTGCCACAACAGATTCTTTTCTGAAAGCTCTTAACTCTTCTAATATTTCAGCATCCACTTTTTTGGAAGGTGCTGTGATTTGTACTCTACCGGTTACATCACGGATTATTACAAAGATGATTCCACCTAAGTCACGGATTTCATGAACCCATCCCATGATTGTAACATCTTCTCCAGCGATTTCTGGAGTTGTATCTTTAGCGTAATTAGTTCTTCTCCAATCATTTAATAAACCTTGCAATTAATTCACCTCAGGTTATAAAAATAAATTTTCAATATGTATTTAAATATATAATTAATCTTTAATAAAACTATGTTAAAAATATGATTTTTTCAATATGTAATGTTAAAGAATTAAAAAAATAAAAAGAGGAAATATTATTTAAAAGTATTTATCCACATCAATATATTTCAAAACAATATTTCTTAAGAATTTATTTGCCAATAAAGCAAATATCAAGCCTAAAACTGTGAATATTATAATTTCATATCCGGAAAATAATTGGTAGCTGAACTGGAGTCCTGATGAAATTTCCACACATGTATTTGACAGCAATCCAAATACAAATCCTATTATTATTCCAGTAAGGCCTGAGTTGAGGATGTCTTCGAAAAATGATGCGAAAAATCCGACACCAATAAATAAAGCTATTATCAATGCGATAGGATATCCAATTGTTCCCTGACCGGTTAAGCCAATAATTAATGAAAGTATTATTCCTAAAACAAATGAAACTATAAATCCTAAGATTGATACAATTATTAGCTTTTTGAAATTGATACTTTCAATTATTCCATTTGATGAATTTATATCAGCGTTTATTGCTTTTCCACAGTTGGAACAGAATACTGCATCATCTTCGTCCAATATATCATTACAATGTGGGCAACGTTTAATCTCTTCAGATGTTTCTTTTTCAGTTATTTCATCTTTATCATATTCTTTAGTTTCTTCAGTTTTTTCTTCTTCATCTGATGCTTTTTCATCTTCGTTTTTTGCTTCTATCTTATATCCGCATTCTGAACAAAAAACAGACTCTGGATCAAGCTGAGCTGCACAGTTTGGGCAAATAACTTTTTTTTCTAATTTTTCACCACAGTTTGGGCAAAAATTTGAAGATGATTCTTCACCACAGTTTGGACATTTAACCATATTTAAAAACACCTGTCTGTATTAATTTTCGTATTACTATAAAATTTTATATAATATTAAATATAAATTTTTATGTGTATAAATTATATATATTTTAGGTGATTTTTCTTATGAAAATAAATTCTCAAATAATATTTCTCATAGCTATCGTTGGAATTATCGCCGCAGGAGTTGTAGGTGCTACTTTATTAAACAACGGTTCTATGAAACAGGTAGACTTCGATGGTATAAAGGTTAATGTACCGTCTGATTCAAATTTTGTAAAAACGGCTGATGGTTATGCTGATTCTAAATACGGTATTACTATCCACACATTTAAGAATAATGATTCAATGGTTAACTTTTTAAAAGGCGTTACTGGAGCATCCGTAATATCTCTTAAAAATCAACCGCCACAATCTGTTGCATTTGTACAGGGAGATAATACTAATATTCTACTTACAAATGGTGCAGAAGGTATTTCCATTGGAGCAAAAGACCAGAGTTTAGTCACTGACATGTCAAACAGTGTTGTTTTCTCAAACCACCAAAAAAGTGTAAAACCTAAAGTTGCTGTTCCGGGTATTGCTCCGCCGCCTCATTTAGAGTTTAATTTTGATTTTGATAAGATTAATGCTTTAGTGCTTCAAGTTAATAATGAGATATTTAATATGGCGATACTTCAACAGAACATTAATACTACTATCAATGATTATAATGCTGCTGCAAATAACAATACTTTAGACCAATATACTGCTAATGAATTTGTGCAGAATCCAACCACTGGTAGTGCTGTTGTTAATAATAATGCTCAGCAACAGAACACTTCACTTATGGATAATCCTCAAGCTAGTACTTTACTACAATCCGCAGGTTCCGATTCTCAAGTATCAAGCGATTCTTCTAGTGCTTCTTCTAGTGCTTCTCAAGATTCATCAGTTCAATCCAGTTCCAATGGCGCTGTTTCTGCTCCTAGTTCCACCCCTACATCTGCCGGTGATAGTTCTTCATCATCCGATAATCAACAACTAGAAAAATTATCTGTAGATGATATTTATGCTTTTGCTATGCAAAAATATCCTGGAAAAACAATTGATAAAAAGGATATTAAAGATAAAGGTGATTATTATACTGTAGTAGTTAAGGATCCTTCTGGTGGAAGTCAAAAAGTTAAATTTAATGCATTCACTGGAGAATATGAAGGAAAAGTATCATCTTAAAGAGGTATTTTGATGTTTTGTCCTAAATGTGGTGAAGAAATAAAAGACGGTTCAAAGTTCTGTAAACATTGTGGAAGTGAAATTAAAAAAAATAATAATGCAAATTCAACTACAACCACTGTTACTAAACAACCTAACAATGATGATAGAAATAAAAAGATTATCATTGGTGTTTTAGTTGCAGCTATCGTAATTTTAGCGGTAGTATTTGTTGGATTTGGAACTGGCCTGTTCAATGGTGATTCAGGCAATGCTAATGCTAATGCTCAACCGCAGCAGTCAAATGTTCAAAATTCAAAATCTGTTTCCATGAATAGCTTTCCTGTAAGCGAAGCTCCGGCTTTAGCTCAGGCTATTAAAAATTCTGGCGGTAACTTCCCGGTTAGCTTCCAGTCACTTTCCCTATCAAAAGCGCAATGTTTGTATGTTTTATCCAAATCAATTACTTCCATTGCGAATGGACATCCTGATGCTACAATATCTATAGGTCAGTATTCATATGCTCCACATCCTAGCGGAAATGATAATTCACAGACGATTGCCCGTGAAAATTATGTGGACATGTGTAAAAGATTCTCATCATGGATGGAAAGCAATAATGCCGCTCCGAATTATGTCGGTGTTTTCACAGGTGGAGTACCTGACATTTCTCCTACAAAAATGTTGGACATCTGTGTGAGTATTCTAATAGATTATGGAAACACTCATAATTTGCCGGCTTCCGTAAAACTTTAAGTGATTTTATATCACTTTTTTTTCTATTTTTTAAATTTTAAGAGGTTAATCCTCTTTGAATTTATTTTTGTCTAAAGTCTTTACAACACGTGCTGGTGTTCCAACTGCAACTGCATAATCAGGTACATCTTTTGTAACAATTGCTCCTGCACCTACAATTGCATATTTTCCTACTGTAATTCCAGGTAATATGCTCACACCAGCTCCAATCCAAGCTCCTTTTTTGATTAAAATCGGTTTGCAGATTAGGATTTGTCTGTCATATTCATCATGGTTGTTTGAAAGCAGTTGAACATTTCCCGCAATCATTACATCGTCTTCTATTGTTATTCCACCTCTGGCCATTAAAAGACTGTTTGAATTAATGAAAACATTGTTTCCGATTTTTATATGATCAAATGCAGCTCCAGCTATTGGTGCTATAATGGAGCTGTTTTCACCTAAATTGTCTCCCAACAATTCTTTTAAAAGAGAATTATATTCTTCACTGTTTGGTAATGTGTGGTTTAGTTTGAATACTATTTCTGCCATTTTTTCTGCTTCTATTAATTCCTGTTCTGTCATTTCGCGCATATCTACTAGTTCTTCCATTTTGTTAACTCCTTCATTACATTTTCATGTTTTCATGTTACATTTAATACTATATTTCAGGTGTGAATTATATTTACTTATTTATTTATATGAAATGTTTTCTAAAATTATTTATATTAGGTTTTTAAAATATTAGGTATGGAGGAATTTTAGTGAGTCATTTGTCTAATGAAAAAATAACATCAAAAATATATAAAGGGTTTCAAACAGTAATTCCAAGTAAAATTCGTAAAGAATTGGATATTACTATCGAAGATACTTTAAATTGGAAAATTGATGGTGATTTAATGATAATTGAAATTGTAAGGCAAAAACCTTTAAGGGATTTAGAAAAATTTTCAATATATGCTAATGAAGAAATAGATTCTGTAGAATTAAAAAAGAAATCAGGACGTGGAGAATTCTAATGATATTTGTTGATACAAGTTTTTTACTTTCTCTTTTGCTAAAATCTGATGTCAATCATTATAAGGCATTAAAATTAAGCGACACTATTAATGAAAATAAAATGATAAACTCCACTGTTTTGACTGAAACATTAAATGCTTTTAATGGTGTTGGAGGAAAAACTGGAGTTTCATTGTATGATAATTTTAAGGAAATGTTTGATATAGATTTTTTGACTTTACAAGATTATGATGATGCAATGGACATATATTTGGCTTATGATTCGTCAATCAATTTTTCTGATTGTACAATTTTAAAAACTATGCAGAAATTTAATCTTAGTAAAATAGCAACTTTTGATTCAGATTTTAAAAAAATAAAGGGATTAGATATTATTTGTTAAAAAGATAAGAAGATAGAAATTATTTTTCTAATCTTCTTTTGAATGAATCTGAATGTGCGAAAAATCCTTCGTATTCAGCTATTGGAACTGAAGTTTTGGATAATTGCTCTAAACCTTCTTTTGTAATTCTTTGAACTGTAGGCTTTTTGATGAATGCCTCGGTTGAAAGGCCAGAATACATCTTTGCCCCACCTCCGGTTGGCAATACGTGATTTGTTCCGGATCCATAATCTCCTGCTGCTACCGGAGAGTATTTTCCTAAAAATATTGAACCGGCATTTTTGATTTGTGATAATGTTTTATCATCGTCTTTTGTGGATATGATTAAATGTTCGGGAGCATATTCATTTGTAACATGAATCGCATCTTCAAATGTAGCAGTGATAATAATTTTTCCACTTTTAGACAATGACTCTTCAATGATTTCACGTCTTGGAGCAATTTCTGTTAATTTCAAAACATATTCGTAAGTTTCGTTAGCCAAATCTTCATCATCTGTTACCAAAAAGCATGATGCATTAGGATCATGCTCTGCCTGAGCTAAAATGTCTGTTGCCAAAAATTCTGCCTCAGCACTTTCATCTGCTAGAATCAATACTTCAGATGGGCCTGCCGGAAACTCAATATCGACTTGTCCATAAACCAGTTTTTTTGCCGCAGTAACGAAAATGT containing:
- a CDS encoding zinc ribbon domain-containing protein, with product MVKCPNCGEESSSNFCPNCGEKLEKKVICPNCAAQLDPESVFCSECGYKIEAKNEDEKASDEEEKTEETKEYDKDEITEKETSEEIKRCPHCNDILDEDDAVFCSNCGKAINADINSSNGIIESINFKKLIIVSILGFIVSFVLGIILSLIIGLTGQGTIGYPIALIIALFIGVGFFASFFEDILNSGLTGIIIGFVFGLLSNTCVEISSGLQFSYQLFSGYEIIIFTVLGLIFALLANKFLRNIVLKYIDVDKYF
- a CDS encoding type II toxin-antitoxin system VapC family toxin, which gives rise to MIFVDTSFLLSLLLKSDVNHYKALKLSDTINENKMINSTVLTETLNAFNGVGGKTGVSLYDNFKEMFDIDFLTLQDYDDAMDIYLAYDSSINFSDCTILKTMQKFNLSKIATFDSDFKKIKGLDIIC
- the aspS gene encoding aspartate--tRNA(Asn) ligase; translated protein: MQGLLNDWRRTNYAKDTTPEIAGEDVTIMGWVHEIRDLGGIIFVIIRDVTGRVQITAPSKKVDAEILEELRAFRKESVVAVKGTVQEAGKAPNGVEIIPKEIKMLNLSNQPLPMDPTEKVKAEIDTRLNSRFLDLRKENVSAIFKIKGQMFHTIRDFFYENGFYEINTPKLVASATEGGTELFPITYFEKEAFLGQSPQLYKQMMMGSGMDKVFEIGQIFRAEEHDTLRHLNEAVSIDAEASFMDDEDMMKVLNDMLVKVISDINENCSEELEILGHELPEADGEFPKVTYDEAVDIINSKGVEMDWGEDLSRDAEKALGDTMGGFYFLTKWPSAIKPFYVMPFEDDEKYAHAFDLMYNNLELSSGATRVHQYDLLVKQIEERDLNPDGFGSYLKAFEYGMPPHAGWGVGADRLTMVLTGSENIRECVLFPRDRHRLTP
- a CDS encoding zinc-ribbon domain-containing protein; translated protein: MFCPKCGEEIKDGSKFCKHCGSEIKKNNNANSTTTTVTKQPNNDDRNKKIIIGVLVAAIVILAVVFVGFGTGLFNGDSGNANANAQPQQSNVQNSKSVSMNSFPVSEAPALAQAIKNSGGNFPVSFQSLSLSKAQCLYVLSKSITSIANGHPDATISIGQYSYAPHPSGNDNSQTIARENYVDMCKRFSSWMESNNAAPNYVGVFTGGVPDISPTKMLDICVSILIDYGNTHNLPASVKL
- a CDS encoding AbrB/MazE/SpoVT family DNA-binding domain-containing protein, whose protein sequence is MSHLSNEKITSKIYKGFQTVIPSKIRKELDITIEDTLNWKIDGDLMIIEIVRQKPLRDLEKFSIYANEEIDSVELKKKSGRGEF
- the hisD gene encoding histidinol dehydrogenase — translated: MDILKYEEIDLAETIKRSEQDVNNVLDTVSDILNNVKDNGDDAVKSYTEKFDGVLVDELKVSEDEIKEAYDTLDDFLLTALKQAAQNIEKFHKKQIPQEWEIEVNPGIVAGQIVRPINSAGCYIPGGRAAYPSSILMTVIPAKIAGVEKVVCVTPPQKDGKILDAILVAADIAGADEIYKVGGAQAIGALAYGTESIPKVEKIVGPGNIFVTAAKKLVYGQVDIEFPAGPSEVLILADESAEAEFLATDILAQAEHDPNASCFLVTDDEDLANETYEYVLKLTEIAPRREIIEESLSKSGKIIITATFEDAIHVTNEYAPEHLIISTKDDDKTLSQIKNAGSIFLGKYSPVAAGDYGSGTNHVLPTGGGAKMYSGLSTEAFIKKPTVQRITKEGLEQLSKTSVPIAEYEGFFAHSDSFKRRLEK
- a CDS encoding DapH/DapD/GlmU-related protein translates to MEELVDMREMTEQELIEAEKMAEIVFKLNHTLPNSEEYNSLLKELLGDNLGENSSIIAPIAGAAFDHIKIGNNVFINSNSLLMARGGITIEDDVMIAGNVQLLSNNHDEYDRQILICKPILIKKGAWIGAGVSILPGITVGKYAIVGAGAIVTKDVPDYAVAVGTPARVVKTLDKNKFKED